One stretch of Croceibacterium atlanticum DNA includes these proteins:
- the grxD gene encoding Grx4 family monothiol glutaredoxin produces MSETNERISKIVGDHDVVLFMKGTPLFPQCGFSSRAVAILDHCGVAYDSVDVLQDSEIRQGIKSYSDWPTIPQLYVKGEFVGGSDIMMEMYEAGELQQLMNEKQVAKAE; encoded by the coding sequence ATGTCCGAAACCAACGAACGCATTTCCAAGATCGTGGGCGACCACGACGTCGTCCTTTTCATGAAAGGCACGCCGCTTTTCCCGCAATGCGGTTTTTCCAGCCGTGCGGTGGCAATTCTCGACCATTGCGGCGTCGCTTATGACAGCGTCGACGTGCTGCAGGATTCGGAAATCCGCCAGGGCATCAAGTCCTATTCGGATTGGCCGACCATTCCGCAGCTCTATGTGAAGGGCGAATTTGTCGGCGGCAGCGACATCATGATGGAAATGTACGAAGCCGGCGAATTGCAGCAGCTCATGAACGAAAAGCAGGTCGCCAAGGCCGAATAA
- a CDS encoding BolA family protein has protein sequence MAMPAAEIEALIKAALPDADVVIEDLAGDGDHYMARVISPAFAGKSRVQQHKMVYEALGGRMGGELHALQLTTAVPN, from the coding sequence ATGGCGATGCCGGCAGCCGAAATCGAAGCGCTGATCAAGGCCGCCCTGCCCGATGCCGACGTGGTGATCGAAGATCTTGCAGGCGATGGCGATCATTATATGGCGCGCGTCATTTCCCCCGCATTCGCCGGGAAAAGCCGCGTGCAGCAGCACAAGATGGTCTATGAAGCACTCGGCGGCCGCATGGGCGGGGAGCTTCACGCCTTGCAACTGACGACAGCCGTTCCCAACTGA
- a CDS encoding DUF1476 domain-containing protein, with protein MTDFKDRERGEEAKFAMDEETAFRVAARRNRLLGQWAAEKMSLTPEETEAYAKAVVQADFEEAGDEDVIRKVLGDLTAAGCDIDEAGVRAALAEMAIEARRQFMTGS; from the coding sequence ATGACCGATTTCAAGGATCGCGAGCGCGGCGAAGAAGCCAAGTTCGCCATGGACGAGGAAACCGCGTTCCGCGTCGCCGCGCGGCGCAATCGCCTGCTGGGCCAGTGGGCGGCGGAAAAGATGTCGCTGACCCCCGAAGAAACCGAAGCCTATGCCAAGGCGGTGGTCCAGGCGGATTTCGAAGAAGCGGGCGATGAAGACGTGATTCGCAAGGTTCTGGGCGATCTGACCGCTGCCGGATGCGACATTGACGAAGCCGGTGTGCGTGCCGCTCTCGCGGAAATGGCCATCGAAGCGCGCCGCCAGTTCATGACCGGATCATAA
- a CDS encoding isopropylmalate isomerase, producing MSKKNELGIGGKAAIAGAIGSAAVAAALLFVSKKKKDEKLKSFTTPFDEQPETD from the coding sequence ATGAGCAAGAAAAACGAATTGGGCATCGGCGGCAAGGCTGCCATCGCCGGCGCGATCGGTTCCGCGGCTGTGGCTGCGGCGCTGCTGTTCGTCAGCAAGAAGAAGAAGGACGAGAAGCTGAAAAGCTTCACCACGCCCTTTGACGAACAGCCGGAGACGGATTGA
- a CDS encoding DNA-deoxyinosine glycosylase, with translation MPASPVRKSAFQPVVAPDTRVLILGSLPGETSLAQQRYYAHPQNRFWQLVGHVIGVDLPALDYEARLAALLAARIGLWDTVASARREGSLDASMRDVQPRALPELTATLPDLRAVGFNGRKSQAIGMKQLADSGLALVPLPSSSPAHASMSLGEKQNLWAELGKYLP, from the coding sequence TTGCCCGCTAGTCCGGTCCGCAAATCCGCTTTTCAACCGGTCGTCGCGCCCGATACGCGCGTGCTGATACTTGGCAGCCTGCCGGGTGAAACCTCACTCGCGCAGCAGCGATATTACGCCCATCCCCAGAACCGTTTCTGGCAGCTGGTCGGCCATGTGATCGGGGTGGATTTGCCCGCGCTCGATTACGAAGCAAGGCTGGCTGCCCTGCTCGCGGCAAGGATCGGATTGTGGGATACGGTCGCCTCCGCCCGCCGCGAAGGGAGCCTCGATGCGTCCATGCGCGATGTGCAGCCGCGCGCCTTGCCGGAACTGACCGCGACTTTGCCGGATCTGCGCGCCGTGGGCTTCAACGGCCGCAAATCGCAGGCTATCGGGATGAAGCAGCTGGCCGATAGCGGGCTGGCATTGGTACCCCTGCCCTCTTCCAGTCCGGCCCATGCGAGCATGAGCCTGGGGGAGAAACAAAACCTTTGGGCAGAGCTCGGCAAATACCTGCCTTGA
- the leuC gene encoding 3-isopropylmalate dehydratase large subunit: MASKPRTLYEKIWDEHVIERREDGTCLIFIDRHLVHEVTSPQAFEALRLTGRKVRRPELTLAVPDHNVPTTARLDAAGNRLPIEDPQSAQQLAALEKNVADFGIRYFGATAREQGIVHVVGPEQGFSLPGTTIVCGDSHTAAHGGVGALAFGIGTSEVEHVLATQTLLLKQSKTMEVRVEGDLPEGVSSKDLILHIVGAIGTAGGTGHVIEYRGKVFEEMSVEGRLTVCNMSIEGGARAGLVAPDERTFAYLKGRPFAPQGAEWDAALEYWKTLRTDEGASFDKSVVIQAADVEPTVTWGTSPEDTVAIGGVVPAPESFSDPSKQEAARASLKYMGLEPGQAMSDIEVQNIFIGSCTNSRIEDLRAAAEVLKGRKKADNIKWAIVVPGSGLVKMQAEAEGLDKIFTDAGLEWREPGCSACLGMNPDKVPAGERCASTSNRNFVGRQGPGARTHLVSPAMAAAAAITGRLTDVRDLAR; encoded by the coding sequence ATGGCCAGCAAACCACGCACATTGTACGAGAAGATCTGGGACGAACACGTTATCGAACGGCGGGAGGACGGCACATGCCTGATCTTCATCGACCGTCACCTCGTCCACGAAGTCACCAGCCCGCAGGCTTTCGAGGCATTGCGCCTGACCGGCCGCAAGGTCCGCCGGCCCGAACTGACGCTGGCCGTGCCCGATCACAACGTGCCGACCACGGCGCGACTCGACGCGGCGGGCAATCGCCTGCCGATCGAAGATCCGCAAAGTGCGCAGCAATTGGCCGCGCTGGAGAAGAATGTCGCCGATTTCGGCATCCGTTATTTCGGCGCAACGGCGCGGGAACAGGGCATTGTCCATGTGGTCGGCCCGGAACAGGGATTTTCCCTCCCCGGCACCACGATTGTCTGCGGCGATAGCCACACGGCCGCCCATGGCGGCGTTGGCGCGCTGGCCTTCGGCATCGGCACCAGCGAAGTCGAACATGTGCTGGCCACGCAGACCCTGCTGCTGAAGCAATCGAAGACGATGGAAGTGCGCGTCGAAGGCGATTTGCCCGAAGGCGTCAGCTCCAAGGATCTGATCCTGCACATTGTCGGCGCGATCGGCACGGCCGGCGGCACCGGCCATGTGATCGAATATCGCGGCAAGGTGTTCGAGGAGATGAGCGTCGAAGGCCGGTTGACCGTCTGCAATATGAGCATTGAAGGCGGTGCCCGCGCCGGCCTGGTCGCGCCCGACGAAAGGACCTTCGCCTATCTCAAGGGCCGCCCCTTCGCACCGCAGGGCGCGGAATGGGATGCGGCGCTCGAATACTGGAAGACGCTGCGCACTGATGAAGGCGCAAGTTTCGATAAATCCGTGGTGATCCAGGCCGCCGATGTCGAACCGACCGTAACCTGGGGCACCAGCCCGGAAGACACGGTGGCGATCGGCGGCGTCGTGCCCGCACCGGAAAGCTTCAGCGATCCGTCAAAGCAGGAAGCAGCGCGGGCCAGTCTCAAATATATGGGACTGGAACCCGGACAGGCCATGTCCGACATCGAAGTGCAGAACATCTTCATCGGCAGTTGCACCAACAGCCGGATAGAGGATCTGCGCGCCGCGGCCGAAGTGCTGAAGGGCCGCAAGAAGGCCGACAATATCAAATGGGCCATTGTCGTCCCCGGCTCGGGCCTGGTGAAGATGCAGGCCGAAGCGGAAGGGCTGGACAAGATCTTCACCGATGCCGGGCTGGAATGGCGCGAACCGGGCTGTTCGGCCTGTCTCGGCATGAACCCGGACAAGGTGCCTGCGGGTGAACGCTGCGCGTCCACCAGCAACCGCAATTTCGTCGGCCGGCAGGGCCCCGGTGCGCGGACGCATCTGGTCAGCCCCGCAATGGCCGCTGCCGCCGCGATTACCGGCAGGCTGACAGACGTGCGGGATCTTGCCCGCTAG
- a CDS encoding sterol desaturase family protein produces the protein MEWIAPLLIVLASMAAMEWVAWASHKYIMHGFGWAWHRDHHEPHDKLLEKNDLYGLVGAVMSISMFAVGSPLVMGENAWWPGTWIGLGILGYGIIYTLIHDGLVHQRYFRWVPKRGYAKRLVQAHKLHHATIGKEGGVSFGFVLARDPAKLKAELKRQREAGIAVVRESAGG, from the coding sequence ATGGAATGGATCGCACCTCTGCTGATCGTGCTGGCCAGCATGGCGGCCATGGAATGGGTCGCCTGGGCCAGCCACAAATATATCATGCACGGCTTCGGCTGGGCATGGCACCGCGACCATCATGAACCGCATGACAAATTGCTGGAAAAGAATGATCTCTACGGGCTGGTGGGTGCCGTGATGAGCATTTCGATGTTCGCCGTCGGCAGCCCGCTGGTAATGGGTGAAAATGCCTGGTGGCCGGGCACCTGGATCGGGCTCGGCATTCTTGGTTACGGAATAATCTACACGCTGATCCATGACGGGCTGGTGCATCAGCGCTATTTCCGCTGGGTGCCCAAACGCGGCTATGCCAAGCGGCTGGTGCAGGCGCACAAGCTGCATCATGCAACCATCGGCAAGGAAGGCGGGGTCAGCTTCGGCTTTGTCCTCGCCCGCGATCCGGCAAAGCTGAAGGCGGAACTGAAGCGCCAGCGCGAGGCGGGTATCGCCGTGGTGCGGGAGAGCGCGGGCGGCTGA
- a CDS encoding YbaN family protein → MPRPFWFAAGLFFLTLGWIGVILPMMPGFVFFLVAAFCFARGNPAWERKMLEHPRYGKALRDWREKRAISRKAKISAITAMALAGSLTWYLVGYPWALLSVGMLVAVAVWIWTRNE, encoded by the coding sequence ATGCCGCGGCCGTTCTGGTTCGCGGCCGGCCTGTTCTTCCTGACACTTGGCTGGATCGGTGTGATCCTGCCGATGATGCCGGGCTTCGTGTTCTTTCTGGTGGCGGCATTCTGCTTCGCACGCGGCAACCCCGCTTGGGAGCGCAAGATGCTGGAGCATCCGCGATACGGCAAGGCCCTGCGCGACTGGCGCGAAAAACGGGCCATTTCCCGCAAGGCGAAGATTTCGGCCATCACGGCAATGGCGCTGGCCGGTTCCCTCACCTGGTATCTGGTTGGCTATCCCTGGGCGCTGTTGTCAGTCGGAATGCTGGTGGCCGTGGCAGTGTGGATCTGGACCCGCAACGAATAG
- a CDS encoding SufE family protein, whose amino-acid sequence MRSLDDIREEYEFLEGDERYRLLIELGRELDEMPAALKTDATLVRGCSAQVWVYPTEQGDTLHFLADSNAAITKGIVALVISAVQDKPAEEVAKMDITAALEPFDLRNQLSSNRTQGVPNMIALVQEHAARIAAA is encoded by the coding sequence ATGCGCTCACTCGACGATATCCGCGAAGAATATGAATTCCTCGAAGGCGATGAACGCTATCGCCTGCTGATCGAACTGGGGCGGGAACTGGATGAAATGCCGGCCGCGCTGAAGACCGATGCCACCCTGGTTCGCGGCTGTTCCGCGCAGGTCTGGGTCTATCCCACGGAGCAGGGAGACACGCTGCATTTCCTGGCCGACAGCAACGCCGCCATCACCAAGGGTATCGTCGCGCTCGTAATCTCCGCCGTGCAGGACAAGCCGGCCGAAGAAGTGGCGAAGATGGACATCACCGCCGCGCTCGAACCGTTCGATCTGCGCAACCAGCTCAGTTCCAACCGCACCCAGGGCGTGCCCAATATGATCGCGCTGGTGCAGGAACACGCCGCGCGCATCGCGGCGGCCTGA
- the pspC gene encoding envelope stress response membrane protein PspC: protein MTSERTKFYRDKQNAKLMGVCSGLEDYTGIDAIWWRLAFVILTISTGFGIPAYFALGFLSSKKPPHLYVDAQEQKYWQRVRQSPKRTAREIRARFRDIDRRLAEVETYYVTGNRSLSAEIEQLR, encoded by the coding sequence GTGACCAGCGAACGCACCAAATTCTATCGCGACAAGCAGAATGCGAAGCTGATGGGCGTCTGCTCCGGACTGGAAGATTATACGGGCATTGACGCGATCTGGTGGCGCCTGGCCTTCGTGATCCTCACGATTTCGACCGGCTTCGGCATCCCCGCCTATTTCGCGCTCGGCTTCCTTTCGAGCAAGAAACCGCCGCATCTCTATGTCGACGCGCAGGAACAGAAATACTGGCAGCGCGTGCGACAGAGCCCGAAGCGTACGGCCCGCGAAATCCGTGCCCGCTTCCGCGATATCGATCGCCGGCTGGCCGAAGTCGAAACCTATTACGTGACGGGCAACCGCAGCCTGTCGGCCGAAATCGAACAATTGCGCTGA
- the pspB gene encoding envelope stress response membrane protein PspB has protein sequence MDEVIIIAAIFLGLPWIIFHYITKWKTAATITNDDEALLEELYQLAKRLDERMDTVERLVASDNPDFKPARVQHDRDIDNQPLRELDRMLGQKGERR, from the coding sequence ATGGACGAAGTTATCATTATTGCGGCCATTTTTCTCGGCCTGCCCTGGATCATCTTCCATTACATCACGAAGTGGAAGACCGCGGCGACCATCACCAATGACGACGAAGCCCTGCTGGAAGAGCTTTACCAGCTCGCCAAGCGGCTCGACGAACGGATGGACACGGTCGAACGGCTGGTCGCCAGCGACAACCCCGATTTCAAACCCGCGCGGGTCCAGCATGACCGCGATATCGACAACCAGCCGCTGCGCGAACTTGATCGCATGCTCGGCCAGAAAGGAGAACGCCGGTGA
- the pspA gene encoding phage shock protein PspA yields MSQEDNNPLVPVGGSSSSRIDREIERLRTSPTPTRDTLSTGVPWMGIFSRTRDIIAANFTELLDQADDPAKMIRMIILEMEETLVEVRASAARTIADQKEMHRHTVKLDKLQADWAEKAQLALSKDREDLARAALMEKKKAGDMSDQLKQEIAVLDDALRAYEQDIQKLQNRLREARSRQSQIAARLESAENRVKLRSLMTNERVDEALTRFDQLERRVDYAEGRADSLNIAGEGKKSLADEIEALGGSDKIDAELEEMKRALGMGNEKKGD; encoded by the coding sequence ATGAGCCAGGAAGACAATAATCCACTGGTGCCGGTGGGCGGCAGCTCATCCTCGCGGATCGACCGCGAGATAGAGCGGCTGCGGACCAGCCCCACCCCGACCCGCGACACGCTTTCCACAGGAGTTCCCTGGATGGGCATCTTTTCCCGAACCCGCGATATCATTGCCGCCAATTTTACCGAGCTGCTCGACCAGGCCGACGACCCGGCCAAGATGATCCGCATGATCATCCTGGAAATGGAAGAAACGCTGGTGGAAGTGCGGGCGAGCGCGGCACGGACGATTGCCGACCAGAAGGAAATGCACCGCCACACGGTCAAGCTGGACAAATTGCAGGCCGATTGGGCGGAAAAGGCTCAGCTGGCGCTGAGCAAGGACCGCGAGGATCTGGCCCGCGCCGCCCTGATGGAAAAGAAGAAGGCCGGCGACATGTCGGACCAGCTGAAGCAGGAAATTGCCGTGCTCGACGATGCGCTGCGCGCTTACGAGCAGGACATCCAGAAGCTGCAGAACCGCCTGCGCGAAGCGCGCAGCCGGCAGAGCCAGATCGCGGCCCGGCTGGAAAGCGCCGAAAACCGCGTCAAGCTGCGCAGCCTGATGACCAATGAACGCGTGGACGAGGCGCTGACCCGTTTCGACCAGCTGGAACGCCGCGTCGATTATGCGGAAGGCCGGGCGGACTCGCTGAATATCGCCGGCGAAGGGAAGAAGTCGCTCGCCGATGAAATCGAGGCGCTGGGCGGATCGGACAAGATCGACGCCGAACTGGAAGAGATGAAGCGCGCCCTGGGCATGGGCAACGAGAAAAAAGGGGACTGA
- the pspF gene encoding phage shock protein operon transcriptional activator, with protein MDRDKQFIGQSGAFLDAVERASRAAPMRRPVLVIGERGTGKELIAERLHRLSDRWEEPLVIMNCAALPETLIEAELFGHEAGAFTGATRAREGRFEEADRGTLFLDELGTLSMGAQERLLRAVEYGEVTRIGSSRPIRVDVRIVAATNEDLPKLAEEGRFRADLLDRLSFEVITLPPLRVREGDVGVLCDFFGRRMAAELGWHDWPGFSDHVRQQFEDYPWPGNVRELRNVVERAVYRWDNWDRPISYVQFDPFESPWKPAAPPRPPEAGRDTAPTASAMPAAQDYDSISDLREAVDAYERKIVEHHLGANRWNQRQTAKALGLTYDQLRHCIRKHGLTE; from the coding sequence GTGGATCGGGATAAGCAGTTTATCGGCCAGTCCGGGGCCTTCCTCGATGCGGTGGAACGCGCCAGCCGCGCCGCGCCGATGCGCCGGCCCGTGCTGGTCATCGGGGAACGCGGAACCGGCAAGGAATTGATCGCCGAACGTCTCCACCGCCTGTCTGACCGGTGGGAGGAGCCGCTGGTCATCATGAATTGCGCGGCCTTGCCCGAAACGCTGATCGAAGCGGAATTGTTCGGCCATGAAGCCGGCGCTTTCACCGGCGCGACACGGGCGCGGGAAGGGCGCTTTGAAGAAGCGGACCGGGGGACATTGTTTCTCGATGAACTGGGCACATTGTCCATGGGTGCGCAGGAGCGTTTGCTGCGCGCGGTGGAATATGGGGAGGTGACGCGCATCGGTTCTTCCCGCCCGATCCGTGTCGATGTGCGAATCGTTGCCGCCACTAATGAAGACCTGCCGAAACTGGCGGAGGAGGGGCGGTTTCGCGCCGATCTGCTCGACCGGCTGAGCTTTGAAGTCATCACTCTCCCCCCTCTGCGCGTGCGCGAAGGGGATGTGGGCGTGTTGTGCGATTTCTTCGGGCGCCGGATGGCTGCCGAACTCGGCTGGCATGACTGGCCCGGCTTTTCCGACCATGTCCGCCAGCAGTTCGAGGATTATCCCTGGCCGGGCAATGTCCGCGAATTGCGCAATGTGGTGGAGCGTGCGGTCTATCGCTGGGACAATTGGGATCGGCCGATTTCCTACGTGCAGTTCGACCCGTTCGAAAGCCCGTGGAAACCCGCTGCGCCGCCGCGCCCGCCCGAAGCCGGGCGGGATACGGCGCCGACCGCGTCAGCCATGCCGGCTGCGCAGGATTACGATTCGATCAGCGATCTGCGCGAAGCGGTTGATGCCTATGAGCGCAAGATTGTGGAGCATCACCTGGGCGCCAATCGCTGGAACCAGCGCCAGACGGCGAAGGCGCTGGGCCTTACCTATGACCAGCTGCGCCATTGCATTCGCAAACATGGGCTGACCGAATAA
- the rimP gene encoding ribosome maturation protein RimP translates to MADIARLIQVIEPEAEALGFELVRVKLTGSGDERTLQVMAEDPATGQLVVEQCMALSRRISERVDAVEEAGEELIRGAYNLEVSSPGIDRPLTRAKDYANWAGHQANFSLREEVQGHRKLRGQLIGIEGDVVTVEDRKAGRIEVPLENIHSAKLVLTNELIAATKPLDMSGADEIEESLEEEKADD, encoded by the coding sequence ATGGCGGATATTGCGCGCCTGATACAAGTGATCGAGCCTGAGGCGGAAGCTCTCGGTTTCGAACTCGTGCGCGTCAAGCTGACCGGCTCCGGGGACGAGCGCACGCTGCAGGTCATGGCCGAAGATCCGGCGACCGGGCAGCTGGTGGTCGAACAATGCATGGCCTTGTCCCGCCGCATCTCCGAACGGGTGGACGCGGTGGAGGAAGCGGGCGAGGAACTGATCCGGGGTGCCTATAATCTGGAAGTCAGTTCCCCCGGTATCGACCGGCCGCTGACCCGGGCGAAGGATTACGCCAACTGGGCCGGGCACCAGGCCAATTTTTCACTGCGCGAAGAAGTGCAGGGGCATCGCAAATTGCGCGGCCAGCTGATCGGCATCGAAGGCGATGTGGTCACTGTGGAAGACCGCAAGGCGGGCCGGATCGAGGTGCCGCTGGAAAATATTCACTCGGCGAAGCTGGTTCTGACCAATGAACTGATCGCCGCCACCAAGCCTCTCGACATGAGCGGCGCGGACGAAATCGAAGAATCACTCGAGGAAGAGAAGGCAGACGACTGA